One Bufo gargarizans isolate SCDJY-AF-19 chromosome 4, ASM1485885v1, whole genome shotgun sequence DNA window includes the following coding sequences:
- the MTIF2 gene encoding translation initiation factor IF-2, mitochondrial — MKRSVLQRIERVLQLHSLCRQLNPLCPRSLSTRQWRSALFPPQSLAAVHHRPQTRNFLETAAQQCRFLSARKEKEQKKEKLQPIKVKEQKKLVEVWSNMTIRELAKAMGRDIDDIYETLMYSDFDVDNLKPSSALTPEMIKATIKKSGMKHMYMEKKEEKIVENKDAVKRGPADPSLLVPRHPVVTIMGHVDHGKTTLLDQLRKSQITAMEAGGITQHIGAFSVYLASGDKITFLDTPGHAAFSAMRERGAHVTDIVILVVAADDGVMKQTIESIQHAKNARVPVILAINKCDKPEADAERVKMELLSHNIVCEEFGGDVQAIKISALKGENLQALAEAVITLSEMLELKADRTGLVEGTVIECRTDKGKGPVTTAIVQRGTLKKGAVLVAGKAWAKVRLMLDENNTVLNEVLPSMPVEIVGWKELPSAGDEILEVESEQRAKEVVQWRTYIEEQEKIEKDMEVIELKQKEHREAHRKHLDAFIGMTWKQKSAVLYRTKKTLMSKRPSETTTLDKVTVPIIIKGDVDGSVEAILGVLDTYDADHECELDLVHFGIGDISESDVALAETFSASIYGFNVNANKSIQQTASKSEVPIKLHKVIYHLFDDLKKELSSRLPELTEETVKGEASVLALFDVSVGKKTVQVAGCRVQKGLLDKKMKFKLIRNNNVLWEGSLTSLKHHKNDVPTVKTGVECGLSLDQDVEIKVGDEIICFEEKTVPQKISWDPGF, encoded by the exons ATGAAGAGGAGTGTGTTACAGCGGATAGAGCGAGTCCTCCAGCTTCACAGTCTTTGCCGACAGCTGAATCCCCTGTGCCCCAGAAGTCTATCTACCAGACAATGGAGATCAGCGCTGTTCCCTCCTCAGTCCTTGGCTGCCGTTCACCACCGACCTCAAACCAGAAACTTCTTGGAGACAGCCGCGCAGCAGTGCAGGTTCTTGTCTGCTAGGAAG GAGAAGGAACAGAAGAAAGAGAAGTTGCAGCCAATCAAGGTTAAAGAGCAGAAGAAGCTGGTGGAGGTGTGGTCCAATATGACCATTCGTGAATTGGCCAAAGCCATGGGTAGAGATATTG ACGACATTTATGAAACTCTAATGTACTCCGACTTTGACGTGGACAATTTAAAACCATCTTCGGCACTAACTCCAGAGATGATTAAGGCAACCATAAAGAAGTCTGGCATGAAACACATGTATatggagaagaaagaagaaaaaattgtggaaaataaagatgcagtgaaaAG AGGTCCCGCAGACCCTTCTCTTCTGGTGCCCAGACACCCTGTAGTTACCATAATGGGTCATGTAGATCATGGAAAGACGACATTACTTGACCAACTGAGGAAATCCCAGATCACAGCAATGGAGGCCGGTGGTATCACCCAACACATAGGAGCATTCAGTG TTTATTTGGCTTCAGGGGACAAGATCACTTTTCTTGACACTCCTGGGCACGCAGCCTTTTCAGCAATGCGGGAGAGAGGCGCTCACGTGACTGACATTGTTATACTGGTAGTGGCCGCAGATGACGGTGTAATGAAGCAAACCATAGAGTCCATCCAGCACGCCAAGAACGCCAGAG TCCCCGTCATTCTGGCTATAAACAAGTGTGACAAACCCGAGGCCGATGCAGAGAGAGTAAAGATGGAGCTCCTGTCTCATAACATAGTGTGTGAGGAATTTGGGGGAGATGTCCAAGCTATTAAAATTTCTGCATTAAAG GGAGAAAACTTGCAGGCGCTAGCTGAAGCTGTTATCACCCTGTCAGAGATGTTGGAGCTGAAGGCTGATCGCACAGGCTTGGTGGAAGGAACCGTCATTGAATGTCGCACTGACAAAGGGAAAGG TCCAGTGACCACAGCTATTGTGCAGAGGGGAACCCTTAAAAAAGGAGCAGTGCTGGTGGCCGGAAAAGCTTGGGCTAAAGTACGGTTAATGCTGGATGAAAACAACACTGTGTTAAATGAAGTGCTACCAAGCATGCCTGTAGAAATAGTCGGCTGGAAAGAGCTACCGTCTGCCGGAGACGAAATCTTAGAAGTGGAATCTGAG CAACGGGCCAAAGAAGTTGTTCAGTGGAGAACGTACATCGAGGAACAGGAGAAAATCGAAAAGGATATGGAAGTGATTGAACTCAAACAGAAGGAACACAGAGAAGCTCACAGGAAGCACCTGGACGCTTTTATTGGCATGACCTGGAAACAGAAAAGTGCTGTCTTGTATAGGACTAAGAAGACTCTCATGAGCAAGAGACCATCAGAAACGACAACACTGGATAAGGTGACAGTccctattattataaaag GTGATGTTGATGGATCAGTTGAAGCCATTCTCGGTGTATTGGACACATATGATGCAGATCACGAATGTGAACTGGATTTGGTCCATTTTGGAATTGGGGATATCAGCGAGAGTGATGTTGCTCTTGCGGAAACATTTAGCG CTTCCATATACGGATTCAATGTCAATGCCAACAAATCCATTCAGCAAACTGCTAGCAAGAGCGAAGTCCCAATCAAACTTCACAAGGTCATCTACCACCTCTTTGATGATCTTAAAAAAGAACTTAGCAGTAGATTACCAGAATTGACAGAAGAGACTGTGAAAG GTGAGGCTTCTGTTCTGGCTTTATTTGATGTCTCGGTAGGAAAGAAGACCGTGCAGGTGGCGGGCTGCAGGGTGCAGAAGGGTCTTCTGGACAAGAAGATGAAGTTTAAGTTAATCCGTAACAATAATGTTCTGTGGGAAG GATCATTAACATCTCTTAAGCACCACAAGAACGATGTGCCAACAGTAAAGACTGGGGTGGAGTGTGGTCTGAGCCTGGATCAAGATGTGGAGATTAAAGTTGGAGATGAAATAATTTGCTTTGAAGAAAAGACTGTACCTCAGAAAATATCTTGGGATCCTGGATTCTAA